In the genome of Cupriavidus sp. WKF15, the window TCCGCTTGCGACGGTTAGCCGCAAGGTCGCAGACCTGGAGTTGCACCTGAAAACCCGACTCTTGCATCGCTCCACCCGACAACTTGCCCTGACCGAAGCCGGACAAGCCTATGTCGCCGCATGCCGGCGCATTCTGGAAGAAGTGGGAGAGGCCGAGCGTGCCGCGGCGGGGGAATACGCGATCCCTAAGGGGGAGCTTGTCATGACTGCGCCCATTGTCTTCGGACGCTTGCATCTGTTGCCGGTGGTCGCGGAATTCCTCAAGACTTACCCGGACATCGATGTGCGGATGGTGCTGACCGACCGCGTGATGCATCTCCTTGAAGAGCAAATCGACGTCGCAGTGCGGATCGCGGAACTGCCCGACAGCAGTTTCATCGCGACGCGGATTGGCACAACGCGTCGGGTGGTTTGCGCCAGCCCAGCCTACTTCGCCGAACATGGCACGCCGACGACCCCCCTTGAACTCACCGGCCATGCATGCATCACCATGGAACAGATTGCATCCAGGCAAGTGTGGACCTTCGGGGCTGGCAAGGCGGAGGTGGAGGTGCCGATCCGCTCGCGGCTTGTCGTCAGCACTGCAGAAGCCGCAATCGAAGCGGCCGTGGCTGGCGTCGGTCTCACTCGCGTGCTGTCCTACCAGATCACGGACGCGATGCATGCCGGTGCGGTCAGGACCGCGCTCGAAGCGTTCGAGCCGGCACCATGGCCCGTCAGCCTTGTTCACCCTGGACAGGGGGTCCTGCCGCTGAAGTT includes:
- a CDS encoding LysR family transcriptional regulator gives rise to the protein MTDRFESMSILVAVVDAGSFSAAARKLEIPLATVSRKVADLELHLKTRLLHRSTRQLALTEAGQAYVAACRRILEEVGEAERAAAGEYAIPKGELVMTAPIVFGRLHLLPVVAEFLKTYPDIDVRMVLTDRVMHLLEEQIDVAVRIAELPDSSFIATRIGTTRRVVCASPAYFAEHGTPTTPLELTGHACITMEQIASRQVWTFGAGKAEVEVPIRSRLVVSTAEAAIEAAVAGVGLTRVLSYQITDAMHAGAVRTALEAFEPAPWPVSLVHPGQGVLPLKLRAFLDFAGPRLKARLEEQGV